Genomic DNA from Veillonella criceti:
CCTAATTGACGATGAAGCGCCAGCTCGTGACGAACTGCGCTATTTGCTCACGACGAACCACAGCACTACGATTGATATTATTGGCGAAGCCGATAATGCCACGTCCGCCATTTCGCTCATTACCCATGAAAAACCACAATTAATCTTTTTAGATATTCATATGCGCGGACTCTCAGGTCTTGAACTCGCTGAGGTAATTCATGATATTTCACCAGACAGTCGTATCATTTTTGCTACGGCTTATGACGAATATGCGCTCAAAGCGTTTGAACTTCAAGCGTTAGACTATGTAGTAAAACCAATCGAAGAAGATCGTCTTGCTAAAGCTATTCAGCATGTAATGAAAGCCCTATATCCACAGGGACTACCAACAACTGAAACTACCGATGAAACGTTACCGCAAACATCTCATAAATCGGCAAACAACAGTACAGCCCCTTATAGCACACCAGCTGTACGCACAAATAAATTAGCTGTGGATGATGGTGCTCATATTCTATTGATTGACCTAGATAGCATCGCCTATATTACCGGTGAATCAGGACGCCTTGAAGTCCACACTGATGCAGGCAAGTACGGCTCAAATAAAACGTTAACTGAATTACAAGAACGCCTTCGTGGCACCTCATTATACCGTGTTCATCGCAGCTACATTGTAAATCTGAATAAAGTACGTGAAGTTGTTCCTTGGTTCAAAGGCACCTATTGGCTACGACTACCTAAGCAAACAGCCAAAGGCCAGGAACTCCTGGACATACCAGTGAGTAAGGCACAAGTGAAGTTGATAAAAGAGTTACTAGGGATTAACTGAATGTAGTTTAATAACTACCAATATGTTGGCCAATTAGATTTTACTAAACAAGGAAATAGGGAGCTCTCGCGCCCGAGCTAGGAAAGAAAGCAACGGCCACTACGAGTTCCCTATTTTCTTTTTGAGTCTTTACTACTACAAGCTTCTATCGCCAACATATTGATAAATTATAACTAAAAGAGTTAATCACTAGTAATCTCTTTTAGTAGTGAAAGGGATAGAAGGTACGATATAAAATAGGAGACCCGCCCTAGTTATGCTTTTACAAGCACAGCTAGGAGAGTCTCCTATTTTGTCTTTAAAGTATGTAAGTAGTTTTTGAGATTCTAATGTTAGATGAATATTAGGCTACCAAAAATGATATTAGCTCATACGATAATAACACATGTATTATCTCAAGAATAAGCTTATACATTTTCTGTTTCCATATTTGTTAGTTCTTCTGCTTCTATATCTGTTTCAGTTCTGAAGTCTTGTGGCTGTTTTGCCAAACGAATCCAGCTACGAACGGCTTCAACCATAACAATAGCAACTAAGATGAGCATAAGAATACTTACACCCACAAGCATCCACTGACCTTCTGGAATATAGTTTCCTACGATATTTTCATAATCAGCCATAACCGTAATAACAGCAATGAAAATACATGGAATTAAAGTAACCCAAGCGTAACGCTTATGACCAAGGTGCATAATAACGGTCGTACCAATAGCAAGGCCCATAGTCGCTAACAGCTGATTAGATACACCAAAGAGTGGCCAAATTGTACCGATGTTACCTTGTAATACGAGGTAACCCCAAGTGAAACATACTAGGAAAGAAGCAATATAAACACCTGGTAACCAATGTGCATCCTTCATTTTAGGGAATGCCATACCTAACAATTCTTGTACCATGTAGCGACTTACGCGAGTCCCTGTATCAATTAAGGTTAAGATAAATAAGGCTTCAAACATGATACAGAAATGGTACCAGTAGCTCATAAGATGTGCCATGCTAGGAATCTGAGAGAAGATGTGTGCCATACCAACAGCTAAGGATACAGCGCCACCTGGGCGGTGCATTAAGTCTTCCCCAACGAGGGCCGATAAAGCTGGTAATTCATGAACTTGAAGGCCTAAGGCTGTAAATGTTTCAGTAGTAGAATTAATAGCGAAATAGTCATTTGGATGTAAGCTAGTCGCCGCAATCAAAGCCATCATAGCAATAAATGCTTCCGTAAGCATAGCACCATAACCGATAGGTAACATTTCCTTTTCATTGGTAATCATTTTAGGGGTTGTCCCTGTAGAAACGGTCGCATGGAAACCAGATAAAGCACCACAAGCGATGGTAATAAATACGAATGGAATAGCGGAACCACTAAGCACAGGGCCACCACCATGTACATAATCAGAGAAAGCTGGCATTTGAAGCACTGGCATTACAATGATAATACCAAGTGCTAACGCACCAATTGTACCGACTTTCATATATGTGGATAAATAACCGCGAGGCGCTAATAATAACCAAACTGGTAAGGCTGCTGCAAAGAAGCTGTAAACAGCCAACATAATTTGAATGGAATGACGATCCCAAGTAAAGTAAGGCGCTAAAGAAGAATGAGCAATGTCTGGCCCATAAATAACAGCGGCCATAATCAAAGCAACGCCAATAACAGTGGCTTCACGAATTTTACCAGGACGAATCCAGCGAAGGTAAATACCAATGAATACAGCAATTGGAATCGTAGCACTTACTGTGAAAAAGCCCCATGGGGAGTTTTCAAGGGAGTTAGCTACTACGGCAGCCATCCCTGCCATAGTAATAATAAGCAAGAATAAAGTCGCTAATAAAGTACCCATACCCGCTAAGCTAGAAATTTCAGATTTCGCAATATCCGCAATGGATTTACCATTATATCGTACGGAAGCAAATAATAACACAAAATCGTGAACAGCCCCAGCCAATACGGAACCAATTAAAATCCAAAGCACACCTGGTAAATAACCAAACTGTGCGGCAATAACTGGCCCTACTAAAGGACCCGCACCAGCAATCGCTGCAAAATGTTGACCAAACGTAACCCATTTATTGGTAGGTACATAGTCAACACCATCATTAATAGCTACCGCTGGGGTTGTCCGATATTGATTCACCGTCAATACTTTGGCAGCTATGAAGGACCCGTACAAGCGATACGCTATCGCTAATACTAGGGCCGATACAATAACTAAATAAAGCCCGTTCATTTCCATCTCTTGGAACCTCCTAACATAAAATACGTGCCTTGTGAGCTGACTCTCCAGTCATGAAGTATGATTACTCATAATCGAATTTGTCATCTCATCTTCATCTGATAGCATTGTATGTTATTTTAAGTATTCGGTAAACGAATTTCCTATGAATGGAACAAAACGGGCTATTAATGGAAATAAAATTTGGTAAAAAGAAATCTTACAGCGCACTTTTATAAATATTTAGAATATCTTCGGTGGTAAAGTTGGTATAGGAAGTAGGATAGCGATTAGATTTTTCAGCAATTGCTGGTAAATCTTCTGCAGGAATGCCTACTTCAGTTAATGTAGTCGGTGCCCCGAGGCTCTTAAAGTAAGCACGCAAAGTTTCAATACCAGCCAAAGCTAAGGCTTCATCGCTTTCATAGTCACTACGTTGTAAGCCCCATACATGAGTAGCAAAACGGACAAACCGCGCTACATGATTTTTATAGATATAACGAAGTAGCATTGGATGTACAATGGCAAGGCCAGCACCATGAGCAATATCATGAAATGCTGATAAAGAATGTTCAATCTGATGCGCCATCCAATCTTGCTTTTTGCCCAAACCCATAATACCATTGAGGGCTATGGTAGCACCCCACATTAGATTAGAACGAGCTTCATAGTCAGTTGGATTTTTAACAGCAATATTTGCATTTTCCATAATATTTTTAAACGCCGCTTCAATTAAAGCATCACTTAAATTATTCGTTTCAGGTAAAGAGAAATATTGCTCCATCAAGTGTGATAACATATCACAAATACCATTGACTAACTGTTCTTGTGGCATGGTATAGGTATATGTTGGATCCAAGAAAGAAAATTGAGGAAATAAGGCATCGCCAAAACCACCCATTTTCTTCTGAAATTCCCAATTGGTTACTACGCCACGGTTATTCATTTCACTGCCAGTTGCTGACATAGTGAGAACTACACCAATTGGCAATGCGTCTGTTACGTTTTCACGTTTCATAAACATGTGTTCCCACCAATCATAATCTGGTGCTGTTTTTGCTACACCAGCAATGAATTTAGAGCAATCAATAACAGAACCACCGCCTACAGCTAGGACAAAATCCACCTTATGTTTACGACATAAATCAGCACCTTCTTGGACTTTTTCCATACGAGGATTTGACATAATACCACTCAATTCCACAACCGTTTTACCAGCTGCTTTCAATTGAGCCATAACAGCTTCATAAATGCCATTTTTCTTAATGCTACCGCCACCATACGTTAATAATACAGTTTGCCCATATCGAGCAAGTTCTTGCCCTAGTTGATTCACACAATCTTTGCCAAACACAATTTTAGTTGGATTGTAAAAAGTAAATGCGTCCATAGGGACCTCCTTTTTAATATATACAAGTAAACCGGTCATGCCTTGCATAACCGGTCTATCCTATGATTCCCTCTATTTATTGTAACCTAAATTAATAGCATACACAATGCGTCGTTCATACATTTCGTTAGCCTTTGTCAGTGATTCCTGAAACGCTGGCATATTGACGTCATTCGGTGCAAATTGTGGTTCAATACAAAGACCACTATATTGTTCATACACTTCGCTATTGCGTCCTTCATCAACTAACCAATTGCCTGTATAGAACTGAAATCCTGGTGCATCGGATAACACAGTCAACTCCAAATCGCTTACACGAAAAGCGCCACATCGTTGAATGTCTGCTATTGCCCTTGGCTCACTATGTATCCCGCCATTAGCCAAAATATACTGATGATCATAGCCTCTATACTCAGCTAACTCTTGATAATGTGCTGTCAACGCCTTACCTACCAATTGCCATTCACGAAAATCAAAGGGCGTATCTTCAACTGGCGCAATTTCACCCGTTGGGATTTGATGTTCACCAAACGGCATATAATACTTAGCATTAAGTTGTATTTCATGATTGGTGATGAGCCCTTGATCAGCGGTAGCCATAACGCCATCGACATGAGGTAAACTAGCGGTTCCATTAAGATTAAAGTAGCTATGCCCCGTAATATTAACAACAGAATCCTTCGAT
This window encodes:
- a CDS encoding iron-containing alcohol dehydrogenase, translating into MDAFTFYNPTKIVFGKDCVNQLGQELARYGQTVLLTYGGGSIKKNGIYEAVMAQLKAAGKTVVELSGIMSNPRMEKVQEGADLCRKHKVDFVLAVGGGSVIDCSKFIAGVAKTAPDYDWWEHMFMKRENVTDALPIGVVLTMSATGSEMNNRGVVTNWEFQKKMGGFGDALFPQFSFLDPTYTYTMPQEQLVNGICDMLSHLMEQYFSLPETNNLSDALIEAAFKNIMENANIAVKNPTDYEARSNLMWGATIALNGIMGLGKKQDWMAHQIEHSLSAFHDIAHGAGLAIVHPMLLRYIYKNHVARFVRFATHVWGLQRSDYESDEALALAGIETLRAYFKSLGAPTTLTEVGIPAEDLPAIAEKSNRYPTSYTNFTTEDILNIYKSAL
- a CDS encoding LytR/AlgR family response regulator transcription factor, which codes for MIRTILIDDEAPARDELRYLLTTNHSTTIDIIGEADNATSAISLITHEKPQLIFLDIHMRGLSGLELAEVIHDISPDSRIIFATAYDEYALKAFELQALDYVVKPIEEDRLAKAIQHVMKALYPQGLPTTETTDETLPQTSHKSANNSTAPYSTPAVRTNKLAVDDGAHILLIDLDSIAYITGESGRLEVHTDAGKYGSNKTLTELQERLRGTSLYRVHRSYIVNLNKVREVVPWFKGTYWLRLPKQTAKGQELLDIPVSKAQVKLIKELLGIN
- a CDS encoding aldose epimerase family protein — protein: MKRYDWGTTRNGEAATLYELETDSLLVRILNRGATIVDFIVKPLQRNIVLGYDSIHGYEQGDAYLGATVGRVANRIANARCKVADTEYQWTPNNGPNLLHSGAHSLSFAIWQLVPNSERQEANYEKLVLATTLQEQQDGFPGDLRVQLIVELVGAELRLTYQYMTSKDSVVNITGHSYFNLNGTASLPHVDGVMATADQGLITNHEIQLNAKYYMPFGEHQIPTGEIAPVEDTPFDFREWQLVGKALTAHYQELAEYRGYDHQYILANGGIHSEPRAIADIQRCGAFRVSDLELTVLSDAPGFQFYTGNWLVDEGRNSEVYEQYSGLCIEPQFAPNDVNMPAFQESLTKANEMYERRIVYAINLGYNK
- a CDS encoding carbon starvation CstA family protein; this encodes MEMNGLYLVIVSALVLAIAYRLYGSFIAAKVLTVNQYRTTPAVAINDGVDYVPTNKWVTFGQHFAAIAGAGPLVGPVIAAQFGYLPGVLWILIGSVLAGAVHDFVLLFASVRYNGKSIADIAKSEISSLAGMGTLLATLFLLIITMAGMAAVVANSLENSPWGFFTVSATIPIAVFIGIYLRWIRPGKIREATVIGVALIMAAVIYGPDIAHSSLAPYFTWDRHSIQIMLAVYSFFAAALPVWLLLAPRGYLSTYMKVGTIGALALGIIIVMPVLQMPAFSDYVHGGGPVLSGSAIPFVFITIACGALSGFHATVSTGTTPKMITNEKEMLPIGYGAMLTEAFIAMMALIAATSLHPNDYFAINSTTETFTALGLQVHELPALSALVGEDLMHRPGGAVSLAVGMAHIFSQIPSMAHLMSYWYHFCIMFEALFILTLIDTGTRVSRYMVQELLGMAFPKMKDAHWLPGVYIASFLVCFTWGYLVLQGNIGTIWPLFGVSNQLLATMGLAIGTTVIMHLGHKRYAWVTLIPCIFIAVITVMADYENIVGNYIPEGQWMLVGVSILMLILVAIVMVEAVRSWIRLAKQPQDFRTETDIEAEELTNMETENV